Proteins encoded by one window of Lepeophtheirus salmonis chromosome 3, UVic_Lsal_1.4, whole genome shotgun sequence:
- the mRpS21 gene encoding small ribosomal subunit protein bS21m, with translation MHLSGSLFRFAKNQTKWIARTVMVENNDVEKAMKVLNGIVANEGILQRWKLTRRYEKPTIMRNRVNYERSRAIYEEDMNNKIKFIMRKNRTNPYPGCS, from the exons ATGCATCTATCG GGATCTCTTTTCAGATTCGCTAAGAATCAAACAAAATGGATCGCTCGTACTGTTATGGTAGAAAACAATGATGTGGAGAAAGCCATGAAGGTTCTTAATGGAATTGTCGCCAACGAGGGTATTCTACAGAGATGGAAGCTAACGAGAAGATATGAAAAGCCGACCATCATGAGAAATCGTGTCAATTATGAAAGAAGCAGAGCTATTTATGAAGAAGACATGAACAATAAGATCAAAtttattatgagaaaaaatcGGACTAATCCTTATCCTGGATGCTCATAA
- the LOC121114014 gene encoding methenyltetrahydrofolate synthase domain-containing protein translates to MAASLGKYDEFGLPLISDEDLNSRLNKLSTNFNNILTSSSSSSVANLEMPKIIDISHPPPLMVLPNWKANTGTSETESVKSSQSPVDNSNCVLPFRPIPEKSIKSIKNWTREWMWDFLERSSSILSNFPRPCYGEIPNYQNSKSAAILFSKTKTFESAKVVLLSPSASLTYMRELCLRSKKVIYFRQTDFKTDQFLWRVDPNKLKKDVDYVLASTTRGLKTFGKPIKCRKKFFHEKIDLVIVGSVAVNKSGARIDTGTGQTDLEWAILHELGVVEAKNITVATIVDCVQILDESVLPNSVMQKQDLPADVIVTKKCITHVKNRFKKPDKGILPNLCSNEMLKQYPAIKHFI, encoded by the exons ATGGCTGCAAGTCTTGGGAAATATGACGAGTTCGGCCTTCCTCTCATCTCGGACGAAGATTTAAACTCTCGTTTGAATAAGTTGTCCACGAactttaataacattttaacctcctcctcctcctccagcGTGGCAAACTTGGAAATGCCCAAAATAATTGACATTTCCCATCCTCCCCCTTTGATGGTCCTCCCTAATTGGAAGGCGAATACTGGAACGAGTGAGACCGAGAGTGTCAAGTCCTCTCAGAGTCCTGTGGACAACAGCAATTGCGTTCTACCCTTTCGTCCCATACCCGAAAAAAGCATAAAATCCATCAAGAATTGGACTCGTGAATGGATGTGGGATTTCTTGGAGAGGAGTAGTTCCATTCTCTCAAACTTTCCGAGACCCTGCTACGGAGAAATCCCCAATTACCAAAATTCTAAGAGTGCAGCTATTTTATTCTCCAAGACTAAG ACATTTGAGTCCGCCAAAGTGGTCCTCCTCTCTCCCTCTGCGTCCTTAACGTACATGCGGGAATTGTGTCTTCGTAGTAAGAAAGTGATTTACTTTCGTCAGACAGATTTTAAAACCGACCAATTCTTGTGGCGCGTCGAtccaaacaaactaaaaaaagatgTGGATTATGTTCTCGCATCAACAACACGTGGCTTAAAGACATTTGGAAAGCCAATCAAATGTAGGAAGAAGTTTTTTCATGAAAAGATTGACTTGGTCATTGTGGGCTCAGTTGCTGTTAATAAAAGTGGGGCTAGAATTGATACTGGAACAGGCCAAACTGATTTGGAATGGGCTATTCTCCATGAATTAGGAGTCGTGGAAGCAAAAAACATAACCGTTGCTACTATAGTAGATTGTGTACAAATCCTGGATGAGTCTGTTTTGCCCAATTCTGTTATGCAGAAGCAGGATCTACCCGCAGATGTTATTGTTACGAAAAAATGCATCACTCATgtgaaaaatagatttaaaaaaccAGATAAGGGGATTTTGCCAAATCTCTGTTCTAATGAAATGCTGAAACAGTATCCTGCTATTAAgcatttcatttaa
- the LOC121114012 gene encoding transcription initiation factor TFIID subunit 4 codes for MIIRGSSSSSGPPHRTVVLARPQTTGIRSPVRFPVTGRNVVINQPGLPGQPGSQITVPLQTLQTLQPGQGIPTGQAGHLLVKTDNGQYQILRVGSTGGLPPSSSPAVVSSAAPPIASSVSSTPSSAPPPVSSGSGSSSSSSSGMTGQMTPDTAKLKCKNFLATLLRLASEQPESVARNVRNLIQGLIDGQVDPEVFTTRLQRELNSSPQPCLVPFLKRSLPYLQRSLFTNELTIEGVRAPPRNVLAAPPIHSTNHVRMARPQLTVAAPTIVQSPRGRPPLNPANRSVVTLNRPPIPTVSTPRPLTTHLIQHTKIPSYSTAGSAPTPRPVIMPPVTRMPTPQSISTPQIAPPPPPPPSLPITSPSVAPIIPPTPISTASVKEKKSSNTYSVAGDEDINDVAAMGGVNLQEESQRMQGPTDLVGTQIRSCKDETFLQTGLLHSKVAKICRERGLEEPSTDVISLISHATEERLKTLLEKLSIIAEHRMDVVKLEEDYEITQDVKSQLSFLGDLDKLERRRHDEAERELLLRAARSRTRTEDPEKEKLKAKAKELQRFEEERLRHDKANNTALLASGGPRNKKFKLDDNLIGGLGTSKTAAMPIRPRIKRVHQRDLLFLMEQEKELKRSSILWKAYCS; via the coding sequence ATGATAATTCGTGGTAGCTCAAGTAGTTCGGGTCCTCCGCATCGGACGGTTGTGTTGGCTCGACCTCAAACAACGGGGATTCGTTCCCCTGTGCGTTTCCCCGTGACAGGCCGGAATGTGGTGATAAATCAGCCTGGATTACCGGGTCAGCCCGGATCGCAAATAACAGTGCCTCTGCAGACGCTGCAGACCTTACAGCCGGGACAGGGTATTCCGACGGGTCAGGCAGGACACCTCCTGGTGAAGACGGACAATGGTCAGTACCAGATCCTGCGCGTGGGTTCAACGGGCGGGCTTCCTCCCTCCTCGTCCCCCGCCGTGGTGTCCTCTGCCGCCCCTCCCATCGCCTCGAGTGTGTCGTCCACTCCTTCGTCCGCTCCCCCGCCAGTGTCTTCGGGCAGCGGGTCCTCCTCGAGTTCCTCCTCTGGCATGACGGGTCAGATGACGCCCGACACCGCCAAACTGAAATGCAAAAACTTTTTGGCCACCCTCCTGCGCCTCGCATCCGAACAGCCCGAGTCTGTGGCGCGGAATGTCCGGAATCTCATTCAAGGACTCATTGATGGACAAGTGGACCCGGAAGTGTTTACGACGCGACTCCAGCGCGAACTGAACTCGTCACCTCAGCCCTGCCTCGTTCCCTTTCTCAAGAGATCCCTCCCTTACTTGCAAAGGTCTCTCTTTACTAATGAACTCACGATTGAAGGAGTTCGAGCTCCTCCGAGAAATGTCCTTGCCGCCCCTCCCATTCACTCTACAAATCATGTTCGCATGGCACGACCTCAGTTGACAGTTGCAGCGCCCACAATAGTACAATCGCCTAGAGGGAGACCACCTCTCAACCCTGCTAATCGCTCTGTGGTAACCCTAAATAGACCTCCAATACCCACAGTATCCACTCCCAGACCTCTTACTACGCATTTAATACAGCATACCAAAATTCCATCCTATTCAACTGCTGGATCTGCACCTACACCGAGGCCTGTCATCATGCCACCAGTTACTAGAATGCCGACTCCACAGTCAATATCAACACCTCAAATAGCTCCACCACCTCCACCTCCTCCATCTTTACCTATTACGTCTCCTTCAGTTGCACCCATCATTCCGCCCACACCCATATCCACTGCCTcagtgaaggaaaaaaaatcatccaacaCTTATTCAGTGGCTGGCGATGAAGATATCAATGATGTTGCTGCCATGGGAGGCGTCAATTTGCAAGAAGAAAGTCAACGCATGCAAGGCCCAACAGATCTCGTAGGAACTCAAATACGCTCTTGTAAAGATGAGACATTTTTGCAAACAGGCTTGTTGCACTCTAAAGTGGCCAAAATATGCAGGGAACGAGGTCTTGAGGAACCATCAACTGATGTGATATCTCTTATTTCTCATGCTACAGAGGAGCGTCTCAAAACCTTACTTGAGAAACTTAGTATCATTGCAGAGCATCGTATGGATGTAGTTAAACTCGAGGAAGACTATGAAATAACGCAGGACGTTAAATCCCAGTTGAGTTTCCTCGGAGATTTAGATAAATTGGAGAGGCGACGTCACGATGAAGCTGAGCGGGAACTTCTTCTTCGGGCTGCCCGATCCCGGACCAGAACTGAAGAccctgaaaaagaaaaactaaaggCTAAAGCCAAAGAATTACAGCGGTTTGAAGAAGAAAGACTACGGCACGATAAAGCTAACAATACGGCGCTCTTAGCTTCTGGTGGACCTAggaataaaaagttcaaattagaCGATAATCTAATTGGAGGTCTAGGAACCTCCAAAACAGCGGCTATGCCTATCCGCCCTAGAATCAAAAGGGTCCATCAAAGGGACTTGTTATTTCTTATGGAACAGGAAAAGGAACTTAAAAGAAGTTCCATCCTATGGAAGGCATATTGCTCTTAG
- the LOC121114013 gene encoding uncharacterized protein codes for MATEAEIDDEEFYDEFDPETEALLYSRIHHQESIDEEVSIVVSNAKNKSGLLEDIIEAKSNNGLKLLQTDSGICSPKGSRSPSPLEEEKSRLQTILTTPKAHGLSSSSSSDDDNGIKIEYKHMKGLKESHITQKKNLRAYTQKWKPSNSSSDSSSSSDIEEENKDLNIILNIDDVKTRKQTTFRSFESIVGETPSLARQISKNKFWTDHMNQFYNDVNDTAKNKTLEEIWEELPDDPHLWEVNLEDTISFNSSFKDRNRYFKKPLSRCSNCREKGHSVRVCPSPRKQIKCSMCGGQHRETRCDQSMCLRCGEANRIYTRGCNRCIRFDKFRCSVCCCFGHETKACPNVWRRFHLTTNVGDFVRVEKFVDPKDKWCPNCAKKGHYLHQCPAYLVSPYPASIGHVVEYSLENVQESNNTNTKNLSKRQAFKRNKSLALKRKFFSKKVKKDDNNLNRQILSSLITQAKNKEKRVKRRKSKNKMSGFENSLGYKRKKSGKSKFFDR; via the coding sequence atggcAACGGAAGCTGAAATAGATGACGAGGAGTTTTATGATGAATTTGATCCAGAAACTGAAGCCTTGCTCTATAGTAGAATACATCATCAAGAATCAATTGACGAGGAGGTGTCAATCGTCGTAAGTAATGCAAAAAACAAGTCTGGTTTACTGGAGGATATTATTGAAGCTAAAAGTAATAATGGTTTGAAGCTTCTTCAGACAGATAGCGGGATTTGCTCCCCAAAGGGTAGTCGATCCCCATCTCCACTGGAGGAAGAAAAGTCCAGATTACAAACAATATTAACCACACCTAAAGCCCATGGCCTGTCATCAAGTTCCTCTTCAGATGATGATAATGGCATTAAAATCGAATATAAACACATGAAAGGTCTTAAAGAGTCTCACATTactcaaaagaaaaatctaagAGCCTATACGCAAAAATGGAAACCGTCAAACTCTTCCTCCGATTCATCATCTTCATCGgatattgaagaagaaaataaagatttgaatattatattaaatattgatgatgTTAAAACTAGGAAACAAACGACTTTTCGCTCATTTGAATCTATTGTTGGAGAAACACCTTCCTTGGcaagacaaatttcaaaaaataaattttggacaGATCACATGAATCAATTTTACAATGACGTGAATGATACAGCAAAAAATAAGACTCTAGAAGAAATTTGGGAAGAACTCCCTGACGATCCCCATCTTTGGGAAGTGAATCTGGAAGATACAATATCCTTCAACTCTTCCTTCAAAGATCGTAATCGTTATTTTAAAAAGCCTTTGTCTCGCTGTAGCAATTGTCGAGAAAAAGGGCATTCGGTTAGAGTATGCCCCTCACCTCGTAAACAGATAAAATGCTCAATGTGCGGTGGTCAGCATCGAGAAACTAGATGTGATCAGTCTATGTGCCTTCGTTGTGGGGAAGCTAATCGTATTTATACTCGTGGGTGCAATAGATGTATAAGATTTGATAAGTTTCGTTGTTCCGTCTGTTGTTGTTTTGGCCATGAAACAAAGGCATGTCCGAATGTTTGGAGAAGATTTCATTTGACTACGAATGTAGGGGATTTTGTACGTGTTGAAAAATTTGTTGATCCTAAAGATAAGTGGTGTCCTAATTGTGCCAAAAAGGGACATTACTTACATCAATGCCCTGCATATTTAGTGTCTCCGTATCCTGCATCCATTGGACATGTTGTTGAATATTCTTTGGAAAATGTTCAAGAGAGTAATAATACTAATACAAAGAATCTCTCTAAACGTCAAGCATTCAAGAGGAATAAATCCCTTGCACTTAAAAGGAAGTTTTTCTCtaagaaagttaaaaaagatGATAACAACCTTAACCGTCAAATTCTCAGCTCACTTATCACACAAgctaagaataaagaaaaacggGTTAAAAGGCGAAAGAGTAAGAATAAAATGTCGGGATTTGAAAATTCCCTCggatataaaagaaagaaaagtggcaaaagcaaattttttgacagatga